One window from the genome of Microbulbifer sp. ALW1 encodes:
- a CDS encoding carboxylesterase gives MLPATVRLLLASVATSLLLLVTGYIVYLNRGPELPIWLTTELDEEFTEEAQVASFTEYLALEDRLFAQLDGEIYAKTAPATESSFNRYQRGSLADPARWSPNWNRSFLLERDNPRAMVLLLHGLTDAPYSLRHLGQRFHESGATVLGLRIPGHGTAPSGLTTVSWQDMAAAVKLAMRHLAETGEGRPIYIVGYSNGAALGIHYALSTLDNPELPRVEKLVLLSPEIGISPVAALAVWQARVGHFLGMDKVAWDSVHSLEYEPFKYGSFAINAAALSHEITREIKKRVRTLSEERALGDMPPILSFSSVVDATVEATAVVEHLYNLLPEGGHQLVLFDINRQAQIEPLLTWKPDRMLAAIQQAPHRNYTLTLVTNAGRGSSDVVARHWPEGEQGGHLQEPLGLRWPKNIYSLSHVALPFPPDDSIYGGRPEGKGPGIQLGGLALRGERGALRISAAAQLRLRWNPFYSWQEDHTVHFLNMTPSSGAFPSENLHVSERIRKHDQ, from the coding sequence ATGCTGCCCGCCACCGTTCGGCTACTGCTCGCCAGTGTTGCCACAAGCCTGCTGCTGCTTGTGACAGGCTACATCGTCTATTTAAACCGTGGCCCAGAGCTGCCGATCTGGCTGACGACCGAGCTGGATGAGGAGTTCACCGAGGAGGCACAAGTAGCCAGCTTCACGGAATACTTGGCGCTGGAAGACCGGTTGTTTGCACAACTTGACGGAGAAATTTACGCGAAAACGGCCCCGGCCACTGAGAGCAGTTTCAATCGCTACCAGAGGGGCAGTTTGGCGGACCCCGCACGCTGGTCGCCCAACTGGAATCGCAGTTTCCTGTTGGAGCGGGACAATCCCCGCGCAATGGTATTGCTGTTGCACGGACTCACCGATGCTCCCTATAGCCTTCGTCACCTGGGGCAGCGGTTCCACGAATCCGGCGCCACGGTGCTGGGGCTGCGAATCCCGGGGCACGGAACAGCGCCGTCCGGGCTGACCACCGTCAGCTGGCAAGATATGGCGGCGGCCGTCAAACTCGCAATGCGCCATTTGGCGGAAACCGGAGAAGGGCGCCCCATCTACATCGTCGGCTATTCGAATGGCGCGGCGCTTGGGATCCACTACGCGCTTAGCACGCTGGATAACCCCGAATTACCGCGGGTTGAGAAGCTTGTGCTGTTATCCCCGGAAATCGGTATCTCACCGGTGGCGGCACTGGCGGTATGGCAGGCCCGGGTTGGGCATTTCCTGGGGATGGACAAGGTAGCCTGGGATAGCGTGCATTCGCTGGAATACGAGCCCTTCAAATATGGATCCTTTGCCATCAATGCCGCTGCGCTTTCCCACGAGATTACCAGGGAGATCAAAAAGCGTGTCAGAACGCTTTCCGAAGAGCGTGCGCTAGGTGACATGCCTCCCATCCTCTCGTTTTCATCAGTGGTAGACGCCACGGTAGAGGCGACCGCCGTGGTGGAGCATCTCTACAACCTGCTGCCAGAAGGCGGGCATCAACTGGTGCTCTTCGACATCAACCGCCAGGCGCAAATAGAGCCGCTTCTGACGTGGAAACCAGACCGGATGCTCGCCGCGATTCAGCAGGCTCCGCACCGCAACTACACCCTGACCCTGGTAACCAACGCCGGCAGGGGGTCTTCGGATGTCGTCGCTCGCCACTGGCCAGAAGGAGAGCAGGGCGGCCACCTCCAAGAGCCACTGGGCCTGCGCTGGCCGAAGAATATTTATTCCCTCTCCCATGTCGCCTTGCCTTTTCCGCCAGACGACAGCATTTACGGTGGGCGCCCCGAGGGTAAGGGCCCCGGAATTCAATTGGGTGGCCTGGCTCTGCGCGGCGAACGCGGTGCTTTGCGTATCAGCGCTGCTGCGCAATTGCGATTACGCTGGAATCCATTCTATTCGTGGCAGGAGGATCACACTGTGCATTTTCTCAATATGACTCCTTCGTCTGGCGCATTCCCATCAGAGAATCTCCACGTCAGTGAAAGAATTCGCAAACATGACCAGTAA